The genomic DNA TGGATCAGTGGACAGAGCTTCTGGTGCCTTGCAGAAAATGAAGGGTCTCTCTAACTCAGCTTTGCTAAAgcaaagtgtgttttcagttaagaaaacaaataaatcgtcttcctcttcatcttgtttttcaTGAATCATGGAGAAAGTATTTTCTTACAGattacatttgatttgtttcagcCCTGTCAAATATTTACCAAATACTTAAAAGTAATTGaaatacatacatttcaaatacaaCTGACAGAAATAAATTGTCAGTTAGTAAAAACAAGAGGTTCTCCATTAATAATGATTTTTGTAGACATtagaaacagttaaaaaaaaaaagaattaggAAATGACAAGATGTGCTTTaccagaaaaagaagaaatttattttcatttttattttattttttacagcgaTCCCAGCATAGTGCAGTAATTCAGTGTACGTAATGTTAAACTAGGTAAAGTGCCGTTTTTAGATTAGAACAATCATGTAAACGTCGACATTTAGTACAAAGGTTTCTATCTACATGACTAGTGCATAGTTttgacagtaatatatatatatccagaGGACAGGAAGCAATCGCTCTATAGAAAAACACGTTCATTTTATTTGCcataaaatacagtaattaaGTTTGAAATATTGGCAACATTCAACATTTATCAGAGAAATTTCAGGAAAGAATTTTATGATTAACATGAAAATAgtcataacaaatgcacaaattTGGTTGTTCTGATGTAACATACAGTAGCAAAGCGTCAAAAATATCActaaatatttagaaaatgtcaaatatcaTTTTACTTATTAACATCTTTGATTTCAAGTTGATATAATCCCCCAAGTGAAAGGCTGAAAGTGCAACAGACTCtgcaagattttaaaaaatatatatttctaacttcatcattatttatttgctaGTATTCTGAATCTAAACTTTACACTGTTCAAACCTTGTAAACATAAGCTTTAACACTACATAGCTTATTTCAGAGAGTTCAGGGACATGAGAATACTTGGTTTCTCTTCCATGACACGCACGAGCAGGTTGTCAATATACTGCTCCAGCTGTGAtatctttttgtctctgtcggTCATCTGATTTTCCTGTTTAAGCACAAGAGAGATGAGCTCCTCCCGAGTCAGCTGGGAGTACGGCCCCTTCAGCTCAGTGTTATTCACCTGCGAGAGTACATAAAATATGGAGATTAGTATGTTAAACACAAATGACATATGTCACAAAGcaaatatgtacatataaacacagaaGCTAGACAGATAGAAAATCCTTGAGCcaccaaaaaaggaaagaaaagagatacCTTTCGATCCTCCTGAACTTCACCAAGGATCTCTGTGGATTTGTTATCGGTTTCCCCTCGAACGACTGAGGCAGACTGCTGTCCCAAAGGATTAAGGGGTTTCACAGGTTGAAGCCTTGaatgacaaagaaagaagaaatgtattatttgtcTGTACGCTGTTCTGAGATATAGTGTGAGGTAACTTTTTAATGCTGCATTTGGGGATTGCAAAGTGTCGAGCTTAGATTGTTATGGGGACACTGACttcagagcagctgtatgtttgtgtttgggaaAGCAGACACCGCGGTAACAGAGGTCAGAGAACAGGGCTGTGTCACTCCCttgacacaacagataggtacataacaGGAGCCTcaacagagtcagataacaatgtcggACTACGAAGGCAAGTACTGCATGTTTGTGGACTAATGACCAACTGCCTAATCCcttatactgtagatgcattGAGTATGACATTTATAGACATAGATCAGTTGTGGCAATGTCCTGAGGGTGTATAgatgagccagagaggacagcatCTTCAGAACTGAGGCAAGCGCATTAATAATTTCTCCATTCCCcattcaataaacctttcagaataagacatcttggactccggtgcactctctctctccaataactgaactgaccattgaaAACTCTCCACAACAGTTCGCAGGCACTACTCAAAGAGAATATAGTAGTTTGTATTAATGCTGTATTCACCCACGGTAAACTTACCACACgattattaaaaacaagcaaaagtGAATGAGTATAAATGATGAAAGATCAATGAGGATGAGTCGTTGAAGAAATGTGCAGCATGATATCGGGAGCTCGAGGAGGTACCAGATCATATTCATCTGTCTCACCTGCGTGAAGTTACAGGAGGCCCATCCTTCTTCCCACCTGCCTTCTCCACTGAACTCTGTGCCGTCGCAGCCCGGGTCTTCTGGGCATGCTCCAGGTCACATGGTTGGGTTATACTGTTATCAGGTACGGTCCCACTGGAGGCTTTATTTGCAGGAAGTGGGGGTGCAGGGGCCATCTTTGAggatttgatttttgattgaGAGGTGGCATCTTTATCAGCATCTTGTGGCATCTGCACTGAgcctgtatttgtttttgaatCATCTTTGGCTGTAAGCTCATTTtcgtcttcatcatcttcaaaTGGATTCAAGCCATAAACAACCGGctcctgttttgtctttgaGCCACGTTCATTGGACATCTTACCACCAGAAGACAAGGCCGTTTTAGGTTTAGATGATGGTCCTTCTTCCACAGAACGAGGTTTAGACGGTGCGGGACGTTTACTGTTCTTGGCTACATTTGTTGTTCCCTTGGTTGTGCTACTTTCTGTTAAACTCTTGGTGTTCTTTGCATCTGTGGGAGACCTACTGAGTGGAGCAATCATTTGCACTGAGCGCTGTGGGTGAACACTGACAGTTTTGACAtctttgtctttgctctgcTTGTTAATTTGTGCCAGATGTCTTGTATTTCCGTCCTGCTCcctctgactctgtctctcaGCTTGAGTTTTTCCTGGTGGCTGAGGAGCCAGTCGCTTCTCCCGTTGAGCGCTAATAAGATCCTTTTCATCAGCTGAAGCCTTGCCTTCCAGCAATGGGACAGCAGACTGACTCCTGCAAATGAGACACAGAAGTACATGACATTTAAGCCAAGTCAAGCATTTAATTAAAAGGAAGACTCCAAAGGGAATACATAGTACAATAATGGTGCaagaaaatatattcagatatAAGAAGAGCTTCCCCAGCCATGAATAATCTAAAAAAGAAGGTCATTTAAGGTAATAAGGGAGAAAAGCTTTTAATATTCCAAACAAATCTCATCCTCAAACCTCTGTGAAATTACCATCCACCTTCAATGTCACTCAGAGTAATTACCCATTGTTTCAAGTCATTTTTACTCCCCGTTTATACGACACCTGATGTAATGACGTAAGACTGTGCAATGAGCCTTCGATCTCAGACGAGCACGGCGCTATGCAATTTTCATGATGGTGTCACCTTAAGGTGgcgtgttgtgtctgtgtgtcatgaCTGACTGGAAAACAAGCTAGAACTACACTCAGATAACGCTTACTGCACATGTAAATGACTGACTTCATATCATTTTCATCAGACATTCAAATTTAGCTTTGTTTGTCATTCTGTTCCTGATGACTAATAACTTAAGGCAGGTTAACTAAAGGTCCTGCTAGTTGATACACTGTGCACAGTTGATTCATGAGAGTTTGAAATAGGAATGTGGTTGGTATCAGCTActttcaacagaaaatattaaattctCTGTGGATTTCATTGTTGGTCCAGACtcaaatatctcaaaaactATTTGATGAATTGCCATGGGATTCAAGGCACCAAGAGAATGAATCCTACACACTCCTATAACTTCACCATgagtttgacatttgtggttttgagttaAACTATTAGAAGATGCTGTGATATTTTAATGTCTACATCAGGGATCTTCAGgtcaaaaaataaagtttgttcaATACTTTTGACCCAAAACCTGAAGATCTAGTGATACTCCCATTGTGTTTAGTCTCACTTACTGCAGCTAATTTCGATGCTGATGTTaggatttatttaaaagcacCGCTGTATTTATTGGCCTTGTCAAGTCAGTGTGGCTGTagactgtctttttttgttttttgttcatggTTTCCGAGAACATTTTTTGAAATTTGACTCATCAGATAGCACACCTTTACATTTTCACTTCAATTCATCTAAGATGAGCTTGGGCCAAAAGAAGCCCACAGCATTTCTAGATGTTATTGATATCTGgctttctcttttcatttctataTGCAAGGACAAATGGTTTTCTAAAGTGTTCCTGAGCCTATATAGTACACaattgtgtttttactgctgtttaACCTGAGTGATCTAAGATCACAGGCATTTAATGTTGGTTTTCAGCCTTGTCCCTtacgtgcagagatttctctggattctctggATTGGTCTTCCTTGAGCATTTGACAACTTTCCTAATCTTTTGCTGCCCctatttcaactttatttaacattttttgaaTCGGGagtgtacataaaaaaaaactgggaaCAACCTAAGGGACCTGCGGATGAGGGCAGATAACTAAAATGGTTTGGGGATTGAATCATGGTGTATTGGTAAAGACGTGTGAGGCTTTCATCCAGGAGTACAACACATGTATGTTACTTCTATTTATATAATTTGGcaattaaacaaactgtatctatcacagtgtttgtgatttgtgtAGTGTAAGATGACATGAACAAACCTTTGTTGGACAGTTGACACGTTTGCTGCAGGTGAGTCTGGAATCTCATCAAAAGGATTACTTGAAAAGTTTTCATCAAATGGATTAGTAGATGTGACCTCTGCCTGGCTCTCCACTGTagatttggtttgtgtttgattttctctcttcttctgttcttctgcATCTCTTTTTACTTCCTCCAGCTTCCTggcctcctcttctttcctaatcctctcctcttcctcccttttcattttctcctcttcctcaataatcctcttttcttcttcttcttgtctccttttctcttcctccatcctaATCCTTTCCTGCTCTTCCTTTCTgattctctcctcttcctcaagtcgtctcctctcctgttcCTCTTGTCTCATTTTTTCTTCAACCAGTCTCTCAtattcctccttctccttcctagccctctcttcctcctcctcctttctcctctcctcctctttcctaaTCATTTCCTCCCTTTGCCTTTCTTCCTCAATTCTCCTCCTTTCTTGTTCTTCTAGTTTCATCTTTTCCTCAGCTAATCTTttaagttcttcttcttcttctctcttaaccctctcctcttcctcttttctcctctgttcttcCTCCACCCTTATCCttgcctcttcctcctttctaaTTTTCTCTTCTGCCTCaagcctttttctttcttcctcctccagtttcctcttttcctccaaCATTGTCTCATATTCTTCCTTTTCCCTCCtagccttctcctcctcttgcttaatcctttcctcttcctccctttgcCTCCTTTCTTGTTCCTCTAGCCTCCTCATTTCCTCATGTTCTTCTTGTCTTCTCaccatctcctcttcctcttgcctccttctctcttcctccctcctaatcctttcctcttcctcctttctagTGTTCTCCTCTTCaatccttctttcttcctccagtctcctcttttcctcttctaaTTTACGctcttcctcttgtctcctagccctctcctcttcctcttgtctcctcctctgttcctgagccctctcctcctccatcctaatcctttcctcttcctctctttgccttttttcttcttcctcaattctcctcctttcttgttcttgtagtctcctcttttcctctgctaATCTTTCacgctcctcttcttctctctttgccctctcctcttcctcttgtctcctcctctcttcctcctccctccgaatcctctcctcttcctcctttctaaTTTCCTCTTCTTCAATCCttattctttcttcttcctcgagcctcctcttttcctctgctaatttactctcttcttcttgtctcctcctctcttcttgagccctttcctcttcctccctttgcCTTCTTTGTTCTTCCTCTAGTCTTCTCTTCTCCTGAGCCAATCTCgcagcctcttcttcttctcgtctcCTAAccatctcctcttcttttctcctgttCTCCTCGTCCATCCTaatcctctcttcttcctctctaaGTTCACTCACATCCTCTTTTAGGCTTTCCACTTCAGccgtttcctcctcttcctctgtccagGGTGAATACTGCCTCACTGCCCTTAGTGAATCAACAGATGGAGGAGAGCTTTCAGGAACATCTTCCATGGATCCGTGACCTGAACTGGCCAAACTGAAGTTTGAGCCGATGCGAGAGGTCCGGCTCTGTGGTTCTTCACAGTATATATGACTTCCATTGATGCACAGGTTACTCTGCTCTGCAGCACCATGTTTTTGATGAACAGAGGAGGAATCTTTGCTGTCTGAGCTGCCAGAACGCTTGTGCATCATGAATTTGAACTTCTTTTTACCTGGAGAGAGACATGAAGAAGATTATTTAATGACACagaatgagagaaaataaataaaataactgagtacatttttaaaaattgtagCCAACCTTCAGAAGAATCCACATTTAGACCAGATGACTGGCTGCCGCTCAGTGTGGAGTTCTTCGCAGGCAAAACAGACATGGACTGAGACATGTTCCTTTGCAGATTAGACTTGGTAGAAAACAAAGactttatcttcttcttcttctttttctcttccttgcCTGCAGCTACCTCAACATCATCATTTCCCTCCTCCTCGCTGTCTGTCAGAACCTGAGTGAGAGGTTGCACTATGGTAGACGCAGTATCTGATTCCTTTTTCTTGCCACGAACTTTGTCCTTGAACTTGCCCAGGCGGGATCTGGATTTGCCGGCACCAGAAAGGTCAAACATGCTGGCGGTCATGTTGTTTCTCATGAACTGGATGTCAACGAacacctctcctctgtctttatCTGCCTTGCCAGTCTTGTCCAGCAATTTAAACCATCTGTAAAAGAAAGGCGTCTTATtagaatttatatattttgaaggTCTGTGCACAGATACATAATGTAACACTTTCTATATAAAATTATGGGGGCATCCTGGTACCGCAACAGGTAGAGTGTGTGCCCCATGCACAAAAgctcagtctttgctgcagaGGCCCAGGATTTAAATCTGATCTGTGAAGTCATTCCCGCTCTCACTCACCCCATTCACCTGTCGTTCTTCAGCTGCCACTTTCCAATAAGCCCCAGAAAATATCttaaaaagtataaagtattaCTAAGTATACAAGATTCTTGTtttggggcggtcggtagcgtagtgggttaagcggccgccccgtgtgtggaggctatagtccttgctcCAGCTGGCCCTGGTTTTTTTCCCTGAGATTCTTGTTTCAGCGTTGAATctctgactttaaaaacattgttagacctgcaataactgattttttggCCTCTTGAGgtcagcagaaacaagttgtaACCAAAAAAGATGTTCTTTTCAGTTAAGTTTTACAAATCTAGCAGTTATGGAGCAACAGCATCATTTATTTGGAGTCTTTTACCATGTTgtgaatgtaagtccaatattgtTTCTGATCTCTACCAACTTGtgaaggaaatatctgactctctACCTGCTGAATTGTgtcttaaatctttaaaaacaaaacaccatcTTTTATCATCATGATGCGTTTACACTGAAAGTAAGGAAGAATAATATTGAGTCAATGATAAGCCTGTGTTCATTCCGTCTTCTGTGTATTTACACTCACTTCACTTCCTTGTAAGATATAACGTCCCACACACACTATCTACAACAACAAGGTGTCACCCACAGAGTGTTCTATAAATGAAACATTGTTCCACTATTATCTATGATTCAAAATAATGTCATCTTCTGAACAGTTTAAAGGTATCATAGGCACAGTGAGAGTGagattcatatacagtatgttgatgTTTAGTCCTCTTTAGTTTCTTTGTGGAAACTATGATCCATCCTAACAGAGAGTGACTCAGCTgaaacttgaatgtttttggAAAGTCTGTGAGGATAAAAGCAACCAGCAAACTGACCATGAGggaaagttttttaaaaatattaatactgTTCTGCTTGAGGCTGCCTCTAAATGAGGAATTTATGAATGCTTGTACTGTGTATAATTTCGTCTCAGTATTTGTCAGGCTACATGAAGATTTCCTCACATAATTAAATTCTAAGAAAAGTTCTACATCAGACTCAGATGTATAGCATAGTTTTATACATAACAGGCTCTCTAATAGCTTGTGACCCACTATGCCTTGGAGACATGTCATGCTAGACACTACTTGACTCAATCCCAGACATCTaaccctgcagacagacagtcaacagGCCAGTCGGCTCCCTGAAGGTGAGAGTTTTTAATGTAGTGACAAGATTAGTCTCTGCTCCTTACAATCAAGCTGCTATTAACCTCATTAACATCCTTTCATCATACTGTAGTGCCAGAGGGAAAGAATCAATGACAGATTTCCTAGCAGGGTCACATGTTAACACCAAGATGACAATCACAGAAACCAACATAAACACTGGTAACAACCTCAAACTAgaaacttcaaaaacaaaagcctAAACAGACTCAGTAAGACTTGTCCGTTGAGACGAATTTTAATTTCTACCTGTGTCACAGTCCTTTACTAACAGAACAGTCTCAGAACAAGCAGAAGAATTTAACAGAACAAcgagaaaaaaagagcagtcaGCATAAAAAGTGCCTATCAGGCAGAAATCTGAGGTCAGCTCACCACTGAACAAACAACTCCAACTGAAATCTGAATTCCTGGGGAAATGAGGAAATGAGGAAGGGGCcatgtgtgcatgagtgtgtgtttgtggggggTTGTGTGGAGagaacacatttctgtgttgtgGCTGCATCGGAAATTGTTCTTACAAGAAAGTTAACttaaacattaacatatttGGCTCAGAAATAAGGAAAATGTGGAAgcgttttacattttacagatgCTACTAATGTGTAGACCCAACTGAATACAGTGCCTTCCTCTCTGTGGTACTTAATCAGATATGTTGTTGAgactcaccctcctcctcctccctcaggaATGCTTCAGATGCGTGGCACAAACAAATTAAGATGATAAAGGTCTTTTCCTGGAATTTGTAAAATGGATGAGGCTGCTGTCACAGCTCCCCTGCTTCCTACTGCTGCTGATGAATAATGGGATGTGGTTTGCAAATTTCAGGCCTTGACATTGATAATATTTCACTGTGCAACTACTTCACGACTTGTCTGATGAATGCCcttcaacaaaaacactgctAGACAGATCGtatatttatttgtcatgtaaATGAAAGGAGACCTTAATACAAACATCTCCAACTCTATGGCAACTTGACAAACCCTCTAACCCTTTGAAATGTCACAGAcctgagaggaactgcagtctggTGTTAACTCTGAGTTCATGACTGTATGACTTTCACATAAAAGAAGtctattaataatataataaagtataatattaaattaacaaaacaaaaaaaagaagttatatCACTCCACAGGTGTGTTACTTAACATCGAAAACTTAACATTAaaagaatataaatatttcttatGATACAACagtatacagacacacacagataacacagtATAGTATATAAGTATGTTGTATAAGTAGTATAGTATGATACAGTATCAGTGTTTAAgtataatataaaacagtatGGTATTAGTGTAATTACAGTGAAGTACTGTATGCTTGACTGTGCTATATTGTAGTATAGGATAGTATTTATAGTATAGTACATAGTACAAGTATTGTATATACTatagtgttatggaattttctatccttaggttacacaaggtcacgtgtgtctatccttaggttacacaaggtcacgtgtgggccttgaggtcctctgtagtattagttgtttggctttagGGCCAGTCTATCTCAatactgtggtggccagggtcgaagagacctattgctgccttcctagtcataatagatagctggttgttgacgttccaatctgcgtaaacagacatctgtgtccccagactaaaatatgctgacaataacacctccatgaataaaaacattctctttgactaattctgggcgtgtagtatttgtggtgttttctttgggtttaaagtctatccaccagcaggagttgggcagaatgtgagactgactcaggcacttctgatgaactatgagagtgtctctaattctccttggccaagcgtcaataaataatacagcataagacatcagaggctcctgaacactttcttccctcctgacctcactattgacctttgacttcagcaatttctccgcAACATATAGTATAGCACATTATGTATAGAATGAGTATAGCACAGTATACTGGTGTGTTATTAAAGTGTTGTATCTTGTACATACAGTAAGCACACCAAACTATACTAATGCTGGACTATACTATAGCATACACTACAACACTGTATAGTACACTATGCTGAATTGTACAGTATAATCATAACTCAAACTTTTGAACAGCTTCCAGCCCTCTGATGGTGACACAATGTCACTAACAACTATGTCACACATGAATGAGTAAAAAAAGAGCAGAAGTAAGCTAGTTCAGTTTAAACAGAAGGGAAGTTGCAAAACTGTTTGGGCGTTAGCTGGTTGAGATTGGTAAGCAGTGTGCAGGAGGAGGAATTAAAAATGCCTTTCACTTTAACGcctggatgaggaggaggatgtctTTAAAACCAGTAATCTCACACCCCTGTGAAGAGTAGAGAGtgttctgctctgctgcacAGACAAAACACCAAGAGGATAATGCATGACTCAACATTTTTGTAAATTTATTCTactttctgcacacacacatccttccTTATGAAGCCTGAACTACTGATAAGACAATGTCCTGTGTAGTTGAAGCATTTCTTATCACAGAACGCAGCTGTGTGAGCGGGAAAATAGCTGAGTGAGTAAAACAACTCAACTGTGATAATGTCCAAGGACCAAAACTTTCCAAGGCTTAGTGTATCATTTGTTATAGAAGCCAAAATGAAAGCCTACCTTGTAATGGGTGCCTCCAACCTGTGCATGAaccttttgatatttttaaagtaCATGTTACATCAAGGAAAGACACAAAACTCTTGGGGGACCTTGAGGGCCAAATGGTTACAGCACATGGCCACACAGTTACCAACccatttcctgtctgcctctgttccTATTCAATAAAAGGTCAAAATGCcccaccaaaataaaacactgcaggttTCTGAATATCCTTACTCTGCTCTCTCAACTAGggttgtatttttctgtattcAGGGGTTCACATTGTGGGCGGTCTTGAGCCTGACCAGCAGATTTTGCAGGTCCACTGATGTGTAGTTTTTAGTGTTACAGTAGGAAAGAGATATTCTGACACGCCacagtaaaataacaaaaactttAGTAAGGGCTGACCTTGTCCATTTATCTGCTGGTACTGTTCGTGCTGGTTTCGTGTCCCACTATTATATTTTACTCATGGGCTTTTCTcgttttaaaaagtaaatatggAACTTTCTCAATGGTCTTTACTTTgaaattaaaagcaaataatGACCTGTGACCAACACTGTACACTCATGAAGTGACCAAATACTCAGCACATTAAAAGTCTGATACTACTATAGTGATCCAGTTACCTCATTTCTACCTGTGCTGTCTAAACGTTACAAACAGTAGTGCCTTCACATGTTCAAAATAGAGCAAAACTTGGTTGAATAATTGCGTCGCTAAATCCAGTAAACACCTCTCCCCTTCAACAGTAGAGCCGTTGTGCTGGCAGCTCATggaacatgtttgtcttttggAGAGGGGGGTCAGCACAGGCACTGTGGTCTTGCTCAGGAAAAACTGACCTTGCTAGACTGTCACTGTTGccatcactgtttgtttttcgttgataaaaaaaaagtcaggaatGTGAGGCTAAAGGTGGATTTAAACCTCAGAGGCAAGGTGCATTCAGTCAAGACTACAGAAAATAGGCTGAACATTTACTCAGCACTAGAAACAAGCATGTTAGCTGATgagaaaattatttttcatgttaaGAAATCCTTTTAAAATCACATCTGCATGTATCGACATGGAGATTTTCTGCAGCAGTTCTCAGGGTGTTGTGTttctaaattccaaaaaaagagcaaaaccTGTTAAACCATGTATCATTAATCATGGAGCTCACTGCCAGGTGAAGTTCAGTTCGGCATACTGAGAAAGTTGGACACTCCCAGCGAGAGTGGTATGAAAGTCATTTGTGACCAAATCACAGCTCATTCGATGCTCTCACATCTCATTTTAATATGAATTCTTCACTGTgacagtcacaaaaaaaacagacttttaacCAGGTTGACAGCTTCTTCTGTGTCAGGAAAGGTTTCGAATATGAATGGACGGCAAACATATATTGTTTTATGATGAAGAAAAAGGGGCAGTAATGAACCGCAACACCAAATCCAGACTTGGTATGGACTGCATTGACCCAAGACATCAGATAGAGCAGACAGACCcaaacaactacacacacaactCTTTCAATAGGTGGGagaaggaagtgtgtgtgtgtgtgtgtgtgtgtgtgtgtgtgtattcattcagacaaacaagcaaagGTATGCAGTTGTTTTTGTATAATACCGGTCACACGGCAGGGGACTGAAAATACTCAGGAACAGCTTAGCACAACAAAACATTCTGCTTTCTCACTGAACAGCAGACATGGCTGATGGGTGTTGCATTAAATATAATCGTCATTACCGACACCATAGCAAAGCCT from Larimichthys crocea isolate SSNF chromosome IX, L_crocea_2.0, whole genome shotgun sequence includes the following:
- the rab11fip1b gene encoding caldesmon yields the protein MSLSDQLWCPTSVQVTVLQARGLRIKGKSGTNDAYAVMQVAKEKYQTSVAEKSVAPVWKEEATFDLPQGAGGGGGSTDRSTLHVHVLHRALVGPDKLLGQAVINLLQLSEDKTRNKSEWFKLLDKTGKADKDRGEVFVDIQFMRNNMTASMFDLSGAGKSRSRLGKFKDKVRGKKKESDTASTIVQPLTQVLTDSEEEGNDDVEVAAGKEEKKKKKKIKSLFSTKSNLQRNMSQSMSVLPAKNSTLSGSQSSGLNVDSSEGKKKFKFMMHKRSGSSDSKDSSSVHQKHGAAEQSNLCINGSHIYCEEPQSRTSRIGSNFSLASSGHGSMEDVPESSPPSVDSLRARRLEEERRIEEENTRKEEEERIRREEERRRQEEEEMVRRQEEHEEMRRLEEQERRQREEEERIKQEEEKARREKEEYETMLEEKRKLEEEERKRLEAEEKIRKEEEARIRVEEEQRRKEEEERVKREEEEELKRLAEEKMKLEEQERRRIEEERQREEMIRKEEERRKEEEEERARKEKEEYERLVEEKMRQEEQERRRLEEEERIRKEEQERIRMEEEKRRQEEEEKRIIEEEEKMKREEEERIRKEEEARKLEEVKRDAEEQKKRENQTQTKSTVESQAEVTSTNPFDENFSSNPFDEIPDSPAANVSTVQQRSQSAVPLLEGKASADEKDLISAQREKRLAPQPPGKTQAERQSQREQDGNTRHLAQINKQSKDKDVKTVSVHPQRSVQMIAPLSRSPTDAKNTKSLTESSTTKGTTNVAKNSKRPAPSKPRSVEEGPSSKPKTALSSGGKMSNERGSKTKQEPVVYGLNPFEDDEDENELTAKDDSKTNTGSVQMPQDADKDATSQSKIKSSKMAPAPPLPANKASSGTVPDNSITQPCDLEHAQKTRAATAQSSVEKAGGKKDGPPVTSRRLQPVKPLNPLGQQSASVVRGETDNKSTEILGEVQEDRKVNNTELKGPYSQLTREELISLVLKQENQMTDRDKKISQLEQYIDNLLVRVMEEKPSILMSLNSLK